In the genome of Leishmania panamensis strain MHOM/PA/94/PSC-1 chromosome 17 sequence, one region contains:
- a CDS encoding hypothetical protein (TriTrypDB/GeneDB-style sysID: LpmP.17.0470), with protein MEPLCSDATASPPTHPLLTNIAAAEQLDTQLWPEKRSTVQIFLQRDVKSVPGVSPAGGVGGGDGFISASSSNLSSPSAPIDDGVSSRPAISTEGSVPSLFAVQLAECFLPNQLPQQHRGRQWMPLSGSLGTSARVSGGNGGAVEGAVTTVRDWVRSARCSPSKEPRSPSTSRRDSLASSFASALVPRDGQWEMLRTLDIGADTDDGEERERRTRLDSRAATAGGCNSSALNSGRGWSAVDSLGSSEAQFQRTEGFGVACASTSPQRTPLWRQIHSHPATTATIAFSETSAPASQGSSDGAAALARSSACGFSENRESWHNGAPLSLVSVGLASATTGPGRAPTLLGEWDSNRRGTAGDDESYGDQPSLSGVSSPSIATLPSSLRTTTPITSTMKAEPLMVSSSPALTVHELAQLGEWRSIAEAQRSDPLSTTPPNFHPPTPHQPASGRHGGGPESWRSESVSRASFSTSVSNRGWSGWGNTAQTPLNWERGGATWESGAVYGSSCPSLSCWSTRELDVGDDGAQLSGHSGGRCSRVPSPVPVSLADRNGPIYAQRETSLRSPLTSSSASPFFTHLSHRVDQGRDSDDDDSTMEEIEVRNTKRKCVESPRTSPSATPLSGSFALSLADALAAVPTRMAMLPEACLWEQQQQRRQRTVSPSVARPDEELMPCGDAETYASSHHHRDRSTFSPNSPIRTTAPSMVPMHPPPRMGALLSSSLLINGGRGQPSVMGGGPLHATSVDGAAALLGTSESATGVVVEVDEQLAARLSTFCSCGSDDEPEVDTFSLERAQVTMEDADAEATSALCARQRRLYLLATSQFAQDVERHGGHVDPVQMELEGQEQKRESCGKRPAKLGGFPGAACTISAGPRDGEVTRLRWGKYGDSLSLQDGMAPTEEEEVSSFLTAAHNLQPHSPHAHPPLSVVSCAPPSAPPAAPVALSRTSGEERLATPLHRGTCTSAAAIHVRWSEPDASEDGCSPGSVATTTGSRRDVSPPIRERSMAPAELQKEREGYGQTEDGSGVG; from the coding sequence ATGGAGCCATTGTGCAGTGATGCAACCGCTTCGCCTCCCACGCATCCATTGCTCACAAACAtcgcggcggcagagcaACTGGACACGCAACTGTGGCCAGAGAAGCGATCAACAGTACAGATATTTCTACAGCGAGACGTCAAAAGTGTTCCAGGGGTTTCTCCCGCTGGTggtgtcggtggtggtgacgggtTCATATCTGCCAGCTCCAGCAACCTCAGCAGTCCCTCTGCGCCCATCGATGATGGCGTGAGTAGTCGCCCGGCCATCTCGACCGAAGGGTCTGTCCCCTCACTCTTTGCGGTTCAGCTAGCTGAGTGTTTTCTTCCTAATCAGTTGCCACAACAGCACCGTGGGCGGCAATGGATGCCGCTTTCTGGATCGCTCGGCACCAGTGCACGCGTAAgtggcggcaacggtggcgcGGTGGAAGGCGCCGTGACAACAGTGCGAGACTGGGTGCGCTCTGCCAGGTGCAGTCCGTCGAAGGAGCCTCGCAGCCCTTCCACCTCGCGGAGAGACAGCCTTGCCTCATCGTTCGCCTCGGCGCTCGTGCCCCGAGATGGGCAATGGGAGATGTTGCGGACGTTGGATATTGGTGCAGACACTGATGACGGCGAAGAgcgcgagaggcgcacaaggCTTGACTCAagggcagcgacggctgGTGgttgcaacagcagcgccctGAACAGCGGACGTGGCTGGAGCGCTGTCGACAGCTTGGGTAGCAGTGAGGCTCAGTTTCAGCGAACAGAAGGGTTTGGAGTGGCCTGCGCGTCGACGAGCCCTCAGCGGACGCCGTTGTGGCGTCAGATCCACTCTCACCCGGCGACCACCGCCACTATCGCCTTCTCGGAAACGTCTGCTCCCGCCTCTCAGGGCAGCAGTGACGGTGCGGCTGCCCTTGCCCGTAGCAGTGCGTGCGGTTTCAGCGAAAATCGAGAAAGCTGGCACAATGGCGCTCCGTTGAGTCTTGTTAGTGTGGGTctcgccagcgccaccactgggCCCGGCAGAGCACCTACGCTACTGGGCGAGTGGGATTCGAATCGCCGCGGCACTGCCGGTGACGACGAGAGCTACGGAGATCAGCCGTCTCTGTCAGGGGTTTCGTCGCCGTCCATCGCGACCCTGCCATCGAGTCTTCGCACGACAACACCTATCACCTCCACTATGAAAGCCGAACCTCTAATGGTGTCGTCATCGCCTGCCTTGACTGTACACGAGCTTGCCCAGCTGGGAGAGTGGCGGAGCATTGCTGAGGCTCAGCGAAGCGACCCTCTTTCCACAACACCTCCCAACTTTCATCCGCCGACGCCGCACCAACCTGCATCAGGGAGACACGGTGGAGGCCCGGAGAGTTGGCGGTCTGAGAGCGTATCTCGCGCGTCCTTCAGCACTTCGGTATCTAACAGAGGGTGGAGTGGTTGGGGTAACACCGCGCAGACACCGCTGAACTGGGAGCGCGGTGGCGCTACGTGGGAGAGTGGAGCTGTCTATGGAAGTTCCTGTCCATCTCTATCGTGTTGGAGCACCAGGGAGTTGGACGTGGGTGACGATGGTGCTCAGCTGAGCGGGCACAGTGGGGGACGGTGCAGTCGTGTGCCTTCACCGGTGCCAGTCTCGCTCGCCGACCGGAACGGACCCATCTATGCGCAGCGCGAAACATCACTCCGTAGCCCTCTcacctcctcgtcggcgtcgccaTTCTTTACCCACCTGTCTCACCGGGTAGACCAAGGCCGCGACAGTGACGATGATGATAGCACAATGGAGGAGATTGAGGTGCGAAACACAAAGCGCAAGTGTGTTGAGAGCCCGCGCACGTCCCCATccgcgacgccgctgagTGGCTCCTTtgcgctttctctcgctgATGCACTGGCGGCCGTACCCACGCGCATGGCGATGTTGCCTGAGGCGTGCCtgtgggagcagcagcagcagcgccgccagagGACTGTATCGCCGTCCGTGGCCCGTCCAGACGAGGAGCTGATGCCTTGTGGCGACGCAGAGACGTATGCCTCctcgcaccaccaccgcgaccGTAGCACCTTCTCTCCCAACTCGCCCATCCGCACCACGGCGCCATCCATGGTCCCGATGCATCCACCACCGCGGATGggcgctctcctctcgtCGTCCCTGTTGATCAACGGTGGACGTGGGCAGCCTAGCGTGATGGGTGGCGGTCCTCTACATGCCACCTCTGTCGATGGTGCCGCGGCCCTCTTGGGGACTTCAGAGAGCGCCACGGGAGTCGTCGTGGAGGTGGATGAGCAACTTGCCGCGCGGCTCTCCACTTTCTGCTCCTGCGGTAGCGACGATGAGCCTGAGGTGGACACGTTTTCGCTGGAGCGGGCACAGGTGACGATGGAGGATGCAGATGCTGAGGCCACGAGCGCGCTGTGTGCACGCCAGCGTCGTCTCTACCTTCTCGCTACCTCCCAGTTCGCCCAGGACGTGGAGCGGCACGGCGGCCACGTCGACCCTGTGCAGATGGAGCTGGAGGGGCAGGagcagaagcgagagagctgCGGTAAGCGGCCTGCAAAGTTGGGAGGGTTTCCAGGGGCCGCATGCACGATCTCTGCAGGGCCACGAGATGGTGAAGTGACACGGCTGCGATGGGGGAAATATGGCGACTCCCTCTCACTGCAGGACGGGATGGCACCAaccgaagaggaggaggtgtcgTCATTCCTGACAGCTGCGCATAATCTTCAGCCCCACAGTCCGCACGCTCATCCCCCCCTTTCGGTTGTATCttgcgcccctccctctgcgccgccagcggcTCCCGTGGCGTTGAGTCGGACGAGCGGGGAGGAAAGGTTAGCtacaccgctgcaccgcggTACTTGCACCTCGGCCGCCGCTATTCATGTGCGATGGAGTGAGCCGGATGCAAGCGAGGATGGATGTTCACCTGGCTCAGTAGCCACGACGACGGGCTCGCGGCGGGATGTGTCGCCGCCAATTCGGGAGCGCAGCATGGCCCCGGCTGAGCTTCAGAAAGAGCGTGAGGGCTACGGGCAGACGGAGGACGGCAGTGGCGTGGGATGA